In the Acropora muricata isolate sample 2 chromosome 10, ASM3666990v1, whole genome shotgun sequence genome, one interval contains:
- the LOC136931938 gene encoding uncharacterized protein, which translates to MDAIIRQTVREEMRRSASLVSERVASTEVESSDSATTGPTFSSRTVNRLSGLLNRIRNHGSSSSNKKRKIVKEHRIQVRWCHYDERKKEFITVRQKNGGGNRFITYTDEEPIKLETLTEKARTLFFPDGKNNFAGRIQEMNTWICNASGVAIFDFPDEGTVDDYLKKNGLYPSSTYFFLRTQPRHLLADEFESSEAIGAESLSASEEAPSVASSTQVCKVCCCSFKNGETCLRCEQNDEYQQSLLADCAKTAPAEELDLEDDELEGENIASLVSLDHMRELRVAHFQAVIGRETVQNSVGTSALLCEAGNSSTNNTVVSGPELSGQETFMRSSDFHDEGNSCPGPSRVREDHGVMSVTVHRSLICSDMIEHFKDTRVMNSSLLFTIINERGHKEEGVGVGVEREVYSLFWKQFANSMTIGERERVPFIRHDHFIKEWEAVGRILVKGYQSVSYFPLFLSKAFICYCLFGAEVPESILLESFMKYLSPVEEDLVKEYLEKDCLPDDNDELLEFLERFNCRSAVSSENLRKLLIEIANQELIQKPHVMISTWQPSVQELKQYPQFQSTSGIQGLYDTLKPTTKKVLQILAAQPNTEAERDAFKFLQRYVRGLDNTKLIQFLRFTTASDILTTTKLEVAFTKLEGVGCRPIAHTCGPVLELPSTYSNFVEVREQFNNILDKDTWEMDIM; encoded by the coding sequence ATGGATGCCATTATACGGCAAACTGTGCGCGAAGAAATGAGACGTTCAGCATCGCTTGTCTCAGAAAGAGTGGCTTCCACGGAAGTGGAATCGTCAGATTCGGCTACGACAGGACCAACATTTTCATCGCGAACGGTGAACCGCCTATCTGGGCTACTGAATCGTATTAGGAATCACGGCAGCAGCAGCTCAAATAAGAAGCGCAAAATTGTCAAGGAACACAGAATACAGGTGAGGTGGTGTCATTATgatgaaaggaagaaagaattTATTACCGTTCGACAAAAGAATGGTGGTGGAAATCGCTTTATTACATACACTGATGAAGAACCAATTAAGTTGGAAACCCTAACCGAAAAGGCACGTACATTGTTCTTCCCTGATGGCAAGAATAATTTTGCCGGTCGTATACAAGAAATGAACACGTGGATCTGTAACGCAAGCGGAGTGGCAATTTTCGATTTTCCTGATGAAGGAACTGTGGATGACTACCTGAAGAAAAATGGTCTGTACCCTTCCTCTACCTATTTCTTCCTTCGTACACAGCCCCGACATCTTTTAGCAGATGAATTCGAAAGCAGTGAGGCTATCGGAGCAGAAAGCTTGTCAGCATCTGAAGAAGCGCCTTCCGTAGCATCCTCGACACAAGTGTGCAAAGTGTGTTGTTGTTCGTTTAAGAATGGTGAAACATGTCTCCGTTGTGAGCAAAACGACGAATACCAGCAGAGTCTATTGGCCGATTGTGCTAAAACAGCTCCAGCCGAAGAATTGGATTTGGAAGACGACGAATTGGAAGGTGAGAACATAGCTTCTCTAGTGTCTCTTGATCATATGAGAGAGCTGCGTGTGGCCCATTTTCAAGCAGTCATTGGTCGTGAAACTGTGCAAAACAGTGTTGGTACATCGGCTTTGTTATGTGAAGCGGGAAATTCTTCTACCAATAACACAGTGGTAAGTGGGCCAGAACTATCTGGTCAAGAGACTTTTATGCGATCTAGTGATTTTCATGATGAGGGAAACTCCTGTCCAGGACCTTCTAGAGTGAGAGAAGACCATGGTGTAATGTCAGTAACAGTGCACCGTTCACTAATTTGCAGTGATATGATTGAGCATTTTAAAGACACAAGAGTCATGAATTCTTCATTATTATTCACAATCATCAATGAAAGAGGTCACAAAGAAGAAGGGGTTGGTGTTGGTGTAGAGAGAGAAGTGTATTCATTGTTTTGGAAACAATTCGCCAACTCAATGACGATTGGAGAACGAGAAAGAGTTCCTTTCATCAGACATGATCACTTCATCAAGGAATGGGAAGCAGTTGGCAGAATACTTGTCAAAGGATACCAGTCAGTTTCATATTTCCCTTTGTTCTTATCAAAAGCATTCATCTGCTACTGCTTGTTTGGTGCTGAAGTTCCTGAAAGTATCCTTTTGGAATCCTTCATGAAGTATTTGTCACCTGTGGAAGAAGACCTTGTAAAAGAGTATCTAGAGAAAGATTGCCTCCCAGATGATAATGATGAGTTGCTTGAGTTTTTGGAGAGATTCAATTGTAGATCAGCAGTCAGTTCAGAGAATTTAAGGAAGTTACTGATAGAAATTGCTAATCAAGAACTGATTCAGAAGCCTCATGTTATGATCTCTACCTGGCAGCCTAGTGTTCAAGAGCTAAAGCAGTATCCACAGTTTCAGAGCACCTCTGGTATTCAAGGCCTCTATGATACATTAAAACCAACAACGAAGAAAGTGCTTCAAATATTAGCAGCACAGCCAAACACAGAGGCAGAGAGAGATGCCTTCAAGTTTCTGCAACGTTACGTAAGGGGCTTAGACAATACCAAACTAATCCAGTTCTTGAGATTCACAACTGCATCAGATATCTTGACAACCACCAAATTAGAAGTGGCCTTCACCAAACTCGAGGGTGTGGGCTGTAGGCCCATTGCACATACATGTGGACCTGTCTTAGAGCTCCCTTCTACTTATTCTAATTTTGTGGAAGTGAGGGAGCAGTTTAACAACATTTTGGATAAAGATACCTGGGAAATGGACATAATGTGA
- the LOC136931941 gene encoding uncharacterized protein, which translates to MPLPVYTPCMRGNDGSPEDSLELVSQYFKQGYNNLEILEFLKLHGINISLSTLKRRLTSLGLSRSGFVSDDELRSAIEKELGRSGCFVGYRKMWARLRMKGIIVKRARVMTFLRELDPDGVESRRKKRLRRRAYHSKGPNFVWHTDGHDKLKPFGFSVHGCIDGFSRRLLWLEVGPTNKNPEVIAKYYLDAVNQLGGVPRKIRSDDGTENSTIEALQTFLRSSHNDENAGPGCFTIGRSTANQRIESYWSQFVKDGPGWWISFFKDLSDLGLFNSSDPVHLECIRFCFMQVLRNELHQVAEMWNQHLIASSKFGNSSGPRGRPDCMFFLPHLYNSEDYKVPVNPQELVEFIDESTMCPADCTEEFKEFASTVMNALGLNLPNDVNEALDVYVTLIKEVEKLS; encoded by the coding sequence ATGCCTTTGCCAGTATATACACCCTGTATGAGAGGAAACGATGGTTCTCCCGAAGATTCCTTGGAGCTTGTATCCCAATATTTCAAACAAGGCTACAACAACCTTGAAATACTTGAATTTTTGAAACTTCACGGCATAAACATTAGCTTGTCAACTCTAAAGAGAAGGCTTACCTCTTTAGGATTATCAAGAAGTGGTTTCGTTTCTGATGATGAATTGAGAAGTGCCATTGAGAAGGAACTTGGTAGAAGTGGTTGTTTTGTGGGATACCGCAAGATGTGGGCACGGCTCAGAATGAAGGGAATTATTGTAAAAAGAGCTAGGGTCATGACTTTTCTCAGGGAACTTGATCCTGATGGCGTGGAAAGCAGGCGAAAGAAGAGATTGCGTCGCAGAGCGTATCATTCAAAGGGGCCAAATTTTGTTTGGCATACTGATGGCCATGACAAATTAAAGCCTTTTGGGTTTAGTGTGCATGGCTGTATCGACGGGTTTTCAAGAAGACTCCTCTGGTTGGAGGTGGGCCCCACAAATAAGAACCCAGAAGTGATTGCCAAGTACTACCTTGATGCTGTGAATCAATTAGGTGGTGTGCCCAGGAAAATTAGATCTGATGATGGGACTGAAAACAGTACAATTGAGGCACTTCAAACATTCCTCAGGTCATCCCACAACGATGAAAATGCTGGCCCGGGATGTTTTACGATTGGCAGATCTACTGCAAACCAAAGAATTGAATCCTATTGGTCACAATTTGTAAAGGATGGTCCTGGTTGGTGGATTTCGTTTTTCAAAGATCTGTCAGACCTAGGTTTGTTTAACAGCTCAGACCCAGTGCACTTGGAATGTATTCGATTTTGTTTCATGCAAGTACTGAGAAATGAGCTCCATCAGGTTGCTGAGATGTGGAACCAACATCTTATAGCTTCAAGCAAGTTTGGAAATAGCAGTGGTCCAAGAGGAAGACCAGACTGTATGTTTTTTCTTCCCCACCTATACAATTCTGAAGACTACAAAGTACCTGTGAACCCCCAGGAACTTGTGGAATTCATTGATGAATCGACCATGTGCCCGGCAGATTGCACTGAAGAGTTCAAGGAATTTGCCTCGACTGTTATGAATGCACTAGGATTGAACCTGCCTAATGATGTAAATGAAGCACTTGATGTCTATGTAACTCTAATTAAAGAGGTCGAAAAGTTATCATAG